From one Ctenopharyngodon idella isolate HZGC_01 chromosome 15, HZGC01, whole genome shotgun sequence genomic stretch:
- the kpna4 gene encoding importin subunit alpha-3 codes for MSDSEKLDKQRLKNFKNKGRDLETMRRQRTEVVVELRKNKRDEHLLKRRNVPHEDICDDSDADGDFRTQNTSLEAIVQNATSDNQGIQLSAVQAARKLLSSDRNPPIDDLIKSGILPILVHCLDRDDNPSLQFEAAWALTNIASGTSEQTQAVVQSNAVPLFLRLLHSPHQNVCEQAVWALGNIIGDGPQCRDYVISLGVVKPLLSFISPSIPITFLRNVTWVMVNLCRHKDPPPPMETIQEILPALCVLIHHTDVNILVDTVWALSYLTDAGNEQIQMVIDSGIVPYLVPLLSHQEVKVQTAALRAVGNIVTGTDEQTQVVLNCDALGHFPALLTHPKEKINKEAVWFLSNITAGNQQQVQAVIDANLVPMIILLLDKGDFGTQKEAAWAISNLTISGRKDQVAYLIQQQVIPPFCNLLTVKDAQVVQVVLDGLSNILKMADDEAETIANLIEECGGLEKIEQLQNHENEDIYKLAYEIIDQFFSSDDIDEDSNLVPEAIQGGTYSFNSSTNVPAEGFQF; via the exons AATAAGAGAGACGAGCACCTGCTGAAGCGGAGGAACGTGCCGCACGAGGACATCTGTGACGATTCGGACGCCGACGGGGACTTCAGAACC CAAAACACTTCGCTTGAAGCAATAGTGCAG AATGCGACCAGTGATAACCAGGGCATTCAGCTCAGCGCTGTTCAGGCCGCCAG GAAGCTGCTGTCGAGTGACCGCAACCCTCCCATAGACGACCTGATCAAGTCTGGGATTCTGCCCATCCTGGTGCACTGTCTGGACAGAGATGACAA CCCTTCTCTGCAGTTTGAGGCGGCCTGGGCTCTGACCAACATTGCATCGGGCACGTCTGAGCAGACACAGGCCGTGGTGCAGTCGA atgcgGTTCCTCTGTTCCTGCGGCTGCTGCATTCTCCTCATCAGAACGTGTGTGAGCAGGCGGTTTGGGCTTTAGGGAACATCATTG GTGATGGTCCTCAGTGCAGAGATTACGTCATCAGTCTGGGTGTGGTTAAACCACTCCTGTCCTTCATCAGCCCCTCCATACCCATCACCTTCCTCCGCAACGTCACTTGGGTCATGGTCAACCTGTGCCGCCACAAGGACCCGCCCCCACCCATGGAGACCATCCAGGAG ATTCTTCCTGCGCTGTGTGTGCTCATTCACCACACTGACGTCAAC ATCCTGGTGGACACGGTTTGGGCGCTGTCTTATCTCACTGACGCTGGCAATGAGCAGATCCAGATGGTCATTGATTCTGGGATTGTACCTTACCTCGTCCCCTTACTGAGCCACCAGGAGGTCAAAGTTCAG ACGGCAGCGCTGCGAGCGGTGGGCAATATTGTGACGGGAACTGATGAACAGACTCAGGTGGTACTCAACTGTGATGCTTTGGGTCACTTCCCAGCACTCCTCACGCACCCCAAAGAGAAGATCAACAAG GAGGCCGTGTGGTTCCTGTCCAACATCACAGCAGGAAACCAGCAGCAGGTTCAGGCAGTCATTGATGCCAATCTAGTGCCCATGATTATTCTGCTGCTGGATAAG GGAGATTTTGGCACTCAGAAGGAGGCGGCGTGGGCCATCAGTAACCTGACCATCAGCGGCAGAAAGGATCAG GTGGCGTACCTGATCCAGCAGCAGGTGATTCCTCCCTTCTGTAACCTGTTGACGGTGAAAGATGCTCAGGTGGTGCAGGTGGTCCTGGATGGCCTCAGTAACATCCTCAAGATGGCTGATGATGAAGCCGAGACCATCGCCAACCTCATCGAGGAGTGCGGAG GTTTGGAGAAAATCGAGCAGCTGCAGAACCATGAGAATGAGGACATCTACAAACTGGCTTATGAAATAATCGATCAGTTCTTCTCATCTGATGAT ATTGACGAGGACTCCAACCTGGTTCCAGAAGCGATCCAAGGAGGAACGTACAGCTTCAATTCTTCTACCAACGTGCCAGCAGAAGGGTTCCAGTTCTAG